The nucleotide window AAAATACCTGCAAACATAATATAGATTTGTATTAATATACATAAACTTCCAGTTTCTAATACCAAGATTTAACCAACAATagatatttgtaaaataatgacagtttcttatataaacaaatttagaaaatgttagcttatagtgaaaaaaatttgttttcctaaatgaCAACAcctatattttgaaaatggagCAATTGCATGTTTACAGGAATGTTTCTTTTACTTTGATTCAACAAATATCCCTTTAATTTGTGAGATATATTTAgcaaaataccctgtatatcatttACAAAATGCCAGTTTAAAAGTAGTAATTGCTCAGAGCTAAGGACATGAACTCCTCATACTTCTTAGCTTAATAACATGACaacaaatattattgttaaattataaaagatTGTGGGTTGccacaataataattcatcTATCATGAATCATCCTGTACATATAGCCTCACTTACTTTATCTACATGTTCTCTTGTTTTGGCAGATGTTTCTACATAAGGCACACCCCAACTGTTTGCTCTATCTTGAGCCTCTTGAAATGTCACTTTTCTCTTTTCTTGCAAGTCACTTTTGTTACCAACCAACAAAAATGGAATGTTATCATCACCTTTCACTCGAAGGATTTGCTCCCTAAAatgaaccaaaaaaaattagtaactTTTTAAGATACAGAGTATTAatctatattaaattattaattaatgactAATCAATGTTTCTAATGCAAAAATGATTCATTTCTCTGCATCAACttataaatagaaataattgtCAACTACAAATTCATGTCACTACTCAAGATGGGTGTGTACCTCAACACAAGCTATAAGCTACATACCTGAATTCCTGAGTTGCTTGAAAACTTTCGTCTTcggtaattgaaaaaatacaaagaaatcCTTCCCcacttctaaaataattatctcTTATGGCAGCATAGTCTTCTTGCCCGGCAGTATCAAGAATATCAATCTGGACTTCTTCTCCATccagcaatatttttttcctgtaTGAGTCAGCTTTGGTGGGTTCGTAATCCTCTACGAATTCATCGTACATGAACTGCAGAGTTAGGGCAGATTTTCCAACACCTCCACTCCCAACCATAATAACTTTATGAAGGGCAGGTTGCATAGCTGGCTTTTTGgacatgttttatgaaaattaagcCGCTTAACACGTCTTTTAAACACTTgtggaaattataaatttgccGTGTCTGTTATCACCTGAGATTTAGTGTTgtgaatttacaaaaattatcaaaattacaatttctAACTTGTAACTATTCCCGTAACGTAACAAAAACATTCAACAGTCAAAACAATGTCATAATATATGTCAAATGTCTTGGAAGAAACGTCATTAATTATGAGTGTTATAGGCGTTTTTAATATCAGGGCTACACCATTCAATCTACAGGGGACTTAACGAGTAAGTGGTAGTAGTAGAGTCGTCACTAGGTAAACTAGAGATGGAGTTGGGAaacatcaataataaaaaaacggaAAGCCATCTCCTTTTTTTGCTAATCAAACTTTACAGATGTCCGGAAGTACTTCAAATTAcgtgttttattttctccaTCATCATCTTGAACGATACTGACCTCTTACATATAATTAGACACGTGCCGACCCAAAGATTTCGTGACGAATTTGAACACCCGTATCAGTGTGCACGAAATGTGGACCTGTAGCCCAATTTCTACTGTCCTTGTTTCTTTAGGATGTTTGGTAACGTGTTAGACAGAGACAACATTCGCCGGTCAAATTACCGCACTGGTGCAGAAGCATTGTCATTGTATGAGAccacatacagggtatcccaaaTAAAGGGCAACTATAAAGCTTCACATTCGACCTATTTGcgatttaaatatgaaatttgccGAGCTTTTTTGTACAACTATAACAGTTAAAATATAACTCCGCTTTAATTTAGATTGAATCTCCTATTGGCTCTGAAGTTGATCATGTTTCAATCGTGACCCAGCGAAAACACGGGTATGGTAGTGTGAAGACCCTTCAGCGAAATTAAGACTAAGTGTAGAGATAACCGTCTATCTATTATCTTGCGCGTGGCCATTATATAGAGCACAGTATTTGTACAGTAATCAATGGGGTGAGATAATGCAGACAGATCTATACAGGCCCATTTCAGATCGTTCGGCAAAACAACTGCAGTaaggaaatattcaaaactttGCTCATCTGGTCGCAAAACAACACATTAATGGAGTATGATACAAGGGCTGTCTTTTCAGTTTTGCATATAGCGCTGAAATAAAACagtaaataacttttaaagaCTTTGTTTTTCGAAGTATTCTCCACAAAGATAAGAGAGAACCCTTAAAGATAAGAGAACATCCGATTATGCGGATTAATGGTTCCGGATTGCGAACGTCTTATTTGTCGCCGCGCTACCACTGAACTGAATCATGTAAGAATCGATAttggaataaaaatatacatattagattaggtttaaaaaataaataaataaaacaaacgtAAGTTTCTGGAACACTGCTTTCCTTTCAAGAATCGAGAAAGGAATGTCCTCGCAACACAATCCGTCATAGGCATCCCCCCttacattaaaaagaattaataaacaacattCCAGCATTTTTCCCACAGTTACCAACCCTCCATCATTTTTAACTTACGCTTatgttaaaacaaattaatgaacAAACCCTCTACcattttctttatgaaagctcgCATACACATAAAGGTGCGAATTATAGGATGAATGATAACAACGATTTGATGATCTCCAAATCTTAAAATAACCACCCTTTTTTGCGAGTATCAGCTCATTGGTCGAATCAAGGTACCGATGCACCACACGAAATAATATAGAACGAGGGCTGTCTTAAGTTTTGCGTATAGAGCTGGAATGAAACAGTAGATTTTGAAGACGTTGACTACTTCTTCTGGTGACTGGAACCTTTGACCACGCACTCCATCcttgattttcaaaaagataAAGAAATCGTTGGGACTTAGATCGGACCAGAACGGAGGATGATCTAACAATTCGACGTTTTGTTGCGTTAAAAATTCTATCATCTTGCGAGCTGAGTGCGAACTTGCATTGTCTTGGTGTAAGATCATTCGTCTTTTGGAGTTGGTTTTTCTAAGTTTAGCGATAACTTTCGCAAAATAAATGGTTGTATACCGATCGACAGTGTCAATTCTTTGATCTTACAGGGGAGCAAATCCATGATGCATTAACAGTGACGATGCTGTACACATTATTAGTTTTCTGCGTTGAAGCGATCTACAGTTTTGTGACATCAATTGACTCTAGCTCATTCTGTTCTTCAGTCAACAGATGCGGTATTCAATgagacattaatttttttacagccAATTTTtcacatcaaaatttcttaaattgaagtttttgaaATCCTCACTAATGCCTCGACCTCACGATAAGTCACGTATTGATTTTCCTTGATGCGCTTGCGCACAGCATTGACATTTTTCTGAGTGACTACCGTTTTTGGTGCACCTACCTTCGGACCGTCGCTAAAACTCATCCCTCCACGTTTGAATTTACCATACCAACGAGAAATGGTTGGCTGATGCGGCGTTTCATTGCCGAAAACGAAAACCAACTCGACAATACATTCTTGTTGAGATAGTTGCTTTGgaaagttgtaaaaaattactgcGCGAAAATTTTCTCGGTTTAATTCCACTGTTCGAACAGCTTGTCAACTTTCAAAATTCGCTGTATCTACAACATTATACATGTCGCACTGAAACTTTGGATTTTTAAGTTAACTGAAGATTGAAGTTGAGTTTCATTAATGACATTTGAATAGCGCCGCCATCTATGTCTCTGTatgcaaaatataaaagaCAGCccttgtataataaaataagggAAAGtgcataatttttacttaatgaaaagtgtgaatttttaaaatgcaactagtaatatttttatttttagtgtcTTATTGAACATTCATGTCTGCTTCAGCGATATTGCTAAAGGTACGGGAAAACCATCtcaacttttattactttgcgATTACTCTGAAACTCGTAAAATTTGGATGTGTACCGAGTAGGCAATACAGTAATACGGCAAACTAATTTCATTCGGGCACGCGGCTGAATCTCTTGTTAATATCGTCTTCATTTTCTCCTCAGTTGAACTCCATCAATTATTCCTTTccacaaatgaaaataattctgCATTGAATACAAACTAATGAAACAAGCAGCTTCAAATGTTTTCACCAGAAGGCAAATGGCTTGGCTTGAATCGCCAATTTCACTGGCCCATACACCTGTCGACGCAATTTATAGTTTTGAGTTTTCTTATGTACATAGGGTTACGCGTAGGTTTAGGAACCGGTAGATTACTTTTTGCTAACCCTTGATATCCTTCATGACCTAAGGGTAATCTGCCCATTAATGTTTAGTAAAACATTTAATCTTAACATGGACGTAAACAAATAACGGAAATATTAGCAACAATGTTGGCAACAGAGCGTTGTGTCACCAAATTTGTcgaatttttgtcaattttgacATTACGCCTTCCTCATTTCGCCATTTTATTATGCTGTGACAGTTGTGAGATGAGACAAGTGTGACAAATGAGGTACCGATCCATGGCTGTCAAATCGAAGGAAGTGGCGTCACCAGGACATTTGACGTATTATACGTGCGTCGAAATTGCTCAAATTACATAGGGAAGAGTATTAATATATGGCGGccttttgttaaaaaaaaggataCATTTTGGTGGAATGTTGACTTTCCGCGTGTGTTTCACGGTTTTACCATTGTCTGCTCCATCCAATCCCTCTAAATCGTCCCATGAAACTCGTTAGGCTGTAGGTGATGTCCCATTGATTTAGCCAGCATTAAGAGCGAGTCTCAGATCAGAGATTGACCTAGACGGGCTTTCCCACTGTAACAATTTGCCCATACATCCATGCGACTGATTTCTGCAATATTAACATTGCTTTCGGAATCGTAGTTCTTTTTAGCGGCAGCTCAAAAGTTGAATAGGAGTAAACTCGACTCGTTCTTCCCTTAATGAAAAACGGGAATCAATTATTATAAAgtcttttatatttaacttaCACAACAACATACTTTTATTACGAAATGTATAATATAGTCTATTTTATTCTATCTAATTTATCAATTATAAGCACGTTGGTTGCGCCTGAATCGCTGTTCcgttttttataattacgtTGTCCTTGCTGTCGTTCAGGTTGAGGTTGATGCGGCTGGTCATCGCCAGCGTGTGAATAGAAGATGAGGGTTGTTCGATTTTGACCAGGGCGTCGCCTTCTTCGTCCGCATTGGGACAAATGGATGTGTTCCTAGTAGTCCGGtatctgaaaaaattgaatagttcCCTAAACTAAAGATTAGttgatatacaaggtgttccgaAAAAGTTGTGCCAAACTTAAAAAGGTTATAGGGCACAATgcggtgaacaatttttgcctAGAAACccctattaaaaaataaaccgtTTTGGCTGCAAAATCGTTTTTGTTCAAAAGACTTCGATATTAAACTTAAGCgaatagaataaaaacatacaaaataaacacttttttgtgtatgtatattttttgcaagGCGAACTTCCTGAGCTATTAAACAATGCATACGTTGCTATACACACGGGATAGAATATGGTTCAAACATGACGGTGCGCCTGTACATTTTGCCCATACTCTGCAGAATCAtttaaaccaacatttttatgggCGATGGATTGGAAGAGGTGGACTTATCAGGTGGCCAGTGCGCAGTCCCGATTTAAGCCCGTAAGATTTTTTCTCCTGAGATTACATCAAGTCGTTGATGTGTGAAACTCCTGTAGCTACCCAAAAGGATCTGTTGGGAAGTGATGGCAGCCTCTCTTTTCGTGCAACAAGATCCACACATCTTACGTCGGGTGAgcgattaaatttttcaaataataaatttatgtaataagttGTCATTTTAAACccttattacattttattttgcgttacctttaaaaaaaattaattaaatatcgaaGTCTTTTGATGTTAATGAACTAATATtacgttttcaaataaaaatgactGGAGCCAAAACGGTTTATTTTTGACTAGTGATATTCGTGCAAAAATTATATCGCAATGTTCCCTATAACCTCCTTaagtcagttttttttaaacaccctgtagtgTAATACAAAACAACGAAACAAAATGATCTCCATGCAAACTACCTTTTAGATAAAGTTGTTACGTTACACTAACCTGAACTCCTTAGATGCTTACCTTTCCGATGAAGAAAGTTTAGACTTTTTGGGAAAAACGCTATTTTCCAAATGTAGGGTGGCATTAGCGTCTTTGTTCCCCGCGCAGGTACAGGCTTTCCAAAAACTCTTTTTGAAGTTGTCGCTCAAGAAAGCGTAGAGTATTGGATTCACCGCCGAGTTGGAATAACTCAGGCAAGACGCCAGTAAATGCAAGGTTATATTTAACCtggggaaaaaatatttacttaagaATTGCGGAACGTGatactttaccgcacgctaAATGCGGTGCATTAAACCACGCGAATCGGAGTTCAGTAGCAATTGAGTGCGGTAAGCAAACTTTCGTATGTGCTTTAGCCAGACATTATTTTTCCAAGGAGCGCATATCTGTTATCTCTGGTGTTTTCAATTACGCCAATTAAATATTGGCGTGAGGTAAAAGCTTTACGCACACATAAGTGTTTTTTTAGTATATTACATTACGTCGATAgtaaaaaagttgcaaaaacaTGCGAaactgattaaattcttaataGTTGCGCTCAATATTAACAGACATTTTCTGAGATGACATTTGGTTAATTTGTATGCCAAAATCCTGAAGCAGCACATATAATTCACGCGTGGCGTGTTATCATCGTTATGCTAATCTATCAGCGTGTCCCAGCTGAACACTTCTCCGCAATATTATTTCGCACGATCATTACACGCACCTACCTCTAATTGCCGATTTTCCGTTAGAGCTCATCCTTACGTGATTTGCAACATATTTGTATAGGAGTAGAAAAAAGTTCTACCACACGCAAGGGAAAGTTAATATCGTCTCGTTACCTACAAACATCTTTGAACTGAGAAATGTCCCTGTTTCGCGCAAATCTTACGCTCgtaggaaaaatgttttacctATCAAGTGCGCGAAGCGGTACTTCACCGCCCGATATTGAACTCGCTTAAAAGCCAGCTAAAACGAGCTTTCAGGATCTCTTTagtttatgtaattttatcaaGCCCTCTCAGAGATATGAGCTCTTAATATTGACGGAACGTGTTGCCGATTTTTTCCTCGAGCACATTTCATGATACCGCAAGTAATTaaggatatgtcgaaaaatCAATTGTGTCAATCTTTCTGAATGCACCTacatatgtacagggtgtcgaTTTGAAAACTTGCCGCTATTCTCTCGAAACGggatagatttttcaaaaattgtcggaacaagtcgattttgttatcgagagggaacaaattttatgtagaattcacTGCGCCTGTTTCAACCCTCTACCCGTCAGGGCCGCCCTCTCAAATATCTAAAATGGCAAAGGGGGTtaagtgatacatcattttaaaggactTTTCGTTCTTTACATTTTGATACCTCATTAATTACATTTGACTAGTGCGTTATCAAGTTAGGCATTTTTGGCGATTCTAAAATCGTTTTTCCTATGCATGTTTTGATAGCGTTGAAActgagatttaaattttaaaaaaaatcaaacatgtCTTATGACCaggaaattgttgtaataaatcaatttaccatcaaaagaAAAGATTCATTAATCACTGAAGTAAATGTTTATCaatctaataaatatcctcGATCGTCGAAAAGAAACATCTATGtagaatatgaattttttcactgtttatttttgttttcaatggAATGccgtttcgataaattttgatattatcttgcatggaaaatattatttacttacctGTGGTACTGATCGATGTTAATAGGTATTCAGAttggttaaaatttattgcgatAATTCGTGTTACAATcggtaattttaaaaatgatataggCAATTCAGCAAagaactgaaattatttttacctatGAGGAGTAAGGAAGATGCGCAAGAAGAACAACGGAAGTTTTTAATGCTAAAAATCCTAATTCTAATGTGAGTCACCAGATACGTTTTGGACTTAACACAAAGTAGAGATCCGACgcacaaaaagaaatcaacattaattttcaaaaaaaagttttgaaaatcttcgaaacagccagagtttcgaattaatttcgatTTGAAGCAGAGGTGTGCACCGTTAAGATGTGAAACAATGTCCTGTTCATTACCGCACTAACATTCCGGTGAATCACCCGCGAAGTGATATCGGTACTACCtgccttttgtaaaggtaTAGATGATCGGCCTTGGAAACGATACATGCCGTGTTTCCAGATTTACTAAAATGGGGGAAAAGTTGCGAATTCAAGGCAGCAATTTCATTATGCAAACACACCCCCAACGGaataaaaaacacatttcCTATTGCCAAGAAAACTTGATCGAAAAAGAAGTCTGAGGTTTTTCGAGAAGAatactaatttagaatttcatacgTCGTGTTCAAAATTGATATACGTTTATAATAAAGATAGTCACTACCAACCTTAATATTTTGTCTCGGTCTGGTAAAACTTAACAACTTGAAGGGATGAATGATAAATGTGATCTATTAAATTCAATTCTCTTATGAACAATAGCCATAAGCATCGTGTTGCGATGCTGCAAGGACAACGTCTTCTCCACCAAATTGTCCAGAATTGCAATATTGCCatttcacaaataaaaattttagtacTTTCAGGCAAAATCAATGGATATCCCTCAGAggcagaaaataatttaaaaaaataagcaaagTCCAAGGAAAAAGTGTGGGAACTGAATAAAACCTgctaataatttattcaaattgtaatttttcacacgttaaacaaattctaaaataaaaaaaaaatcacaccaGGAATGTTCTGATATTGTAAAGGGCTTACAATATTGCCATTACTCCATTTTTCCCTGGACTGAACACTAGTGTCTATTTCAACTTTTAGTTTATTActgcttttaattaattatgtactgttCCATTTTAATGTATCGTGCATGGTTCCATAATGTATGTTCGAtatgacttaaaaaaataaatcgatattttataaatttttttacaattcaaGGGAGTAGAAACACTTAATAATgctgtaatatttaattaatatattaattattactaaaaaaaattggaattattttatcatcaacgggtttaatttgtattatgACTATCTTACTACCATTACAAGTCCTCTTACAATTTAATGCCATAAAATAACAACGAGTTATATGAAGCAAGTTTTGACTGTGTATCTACTTATGAGCAATTCAACCTATTGTGTTGATCTGTTAAAGCTTAACAACTTCGAGGACtgaataatatatgtatgtagtataataaatttaattttgttatgatCAAAAGCCATATCCATCTGTGTCGGGATTCTACAGGGAGAACACTTCATCGTTAAATTGTAaagaattcgtaatttttattaataacatgtTTGTGGATCTTGTACTCgacacttttaaaaaatctgagaaaCCGTTAGAGTTGCCTCTGGAAGAgcgaaaattaacaaataatttcagCTCAGACTAGAGGCGCACTCAGTTGACACTTTAAACATAAGAACATTGAATCCTGAATTACAATTAAATATCTAGAATCTGTGTTGACAGTGGATACCACCATTGAGGTCGTGGAGCCTTGGAAAAGCGCTTTTCGGATCTTCATTTTCGGCatcaaaaaatcgcaaaaattaaGGATCAAAATGATgctgtatctcggaaactaaaaAAGATATTGCCAAACAATTCTCGTTTGGAACTAACTCGCTGATTTGCTTATTTCGTATTGCGAATATCTTGTTTGTCTTGCTAGTATTCGGCTGCATCCTCTACGAATCGATATCGGTAAGAAAaggtataaaaaatttacaatctGCCTTTTGCAAAGATACGAGCCATAAGCCGGACAATAACAACGGGACGATGACCTGCAAGTATTGAAATCACTTTATACTCTTTTTCTGCGAGCAAACAGCTCATCGGTCTAGCCATAGAAACAATGCgcaaaacgaaataatatacagagtgtataTGCTTGAAAAAGGACATATAAACAGTAACTTAGAATGGCACCACAGTCAACAAAAAATGTCATGCTACAACCATTGACTCGGGAGATTTCAGgccttatttattttccatacATCACGCACTGCACTGCCCGGTCTCACGTCCGCCTatggcttttttcttttcaattgtCGAAATTTTTACTTCGATTCAATTTGAAATATGCCTTTCACGTATGCTTCTCAGCGATCGTGCGATTTTTACCCGTTTTCAACCGAGCATGATCCAAGCAAAATAATATCGAAATTTATCGAAACGGCATTCCATTgctaatataaataaacaataaaaaaattcatattctaCATAGATGCTTCTTGTCGAGGAccgaggaaatttattagattgatAAACATTCGTTTCAGTgattaatgcatttttcttttgatggtaaattaattaattacaacaatttattaatcatAATAAGACAcgttctattttaaaaaaatcttagttttAACGCTATCAAAACACCtgcaggaaaaataattttagaattatcAAAAACACCTAATTCGATAACTCAACAGTCGAATCTAACAAATGAGGTACCAAAATGTAAAGAATCaaaagccctttaaaatgatatatcaCTTAACCTTctttaccatttaaaatatttgagagGGTAGCCCTACGGGGTAGATGATTATTTcggcgatttaaaaaaatctatttcgtTTTGAGATAATAGGGgtgggaaattttcaaattgacactcTGTATGTGGAAACTTACGTGGGGTTCGTCTGGCTGGAATTGCCGATGGCTAGTTGGGTGACCCAGTATGGTGTCCAGCAGATGACGTACACCAGCACTACACTGGAAACCAAATTGGTGACTTTTCTATGCGACTTCTTCTTCTCCCTGGACTTGCTTTTTGGACCGACTGTTCTCAATTTCCTCAGAACTTGAGCGTAAAAGAATAGTATGGCCGTAAGGGGTATTGCAAAACTGAATACAAACGTGTAAATGGTGAACACTATGGCTGGAGACGAATCAATGTCCATCTCTATGGGAGTATTGTTCACTACAGAACTATTAGAATTATTGGGATATGTGGTGTCGTTGTCTGCCACCCATGTGTTCCAAGTAATTACACAAGAATTATTCCCGTTTAGACCTTCGACCTCTTGAGCATGTTCGATGATGGGAATCATGAGAAGGAAGCTACAACACCAAGCGAAGCAAGACACCAATTTTGATATGAAAGGCGTTCGCCATTTCGGAGAAGATATAGGATGGCAAACGGCTATGTACCTATCGGCACTCATGATACAGAGCAGGATAGAGCtagtaaattgatttatgctTGTCGTGATCATATAGGCCTTACAAGCAATGTGACCGAACACCCAATGACCATTAAGGATGGTCGCGATAAGGAACGGAATTCCGATGAGGAAAAACTCATCGGCAATTGCAAGGTTCACAATATACATATTGGTGACGGTTTGCATCTTCGAGTAACGAACCACCACATAGATGACTAAAGTATTCCCCGCAATCCCTACCAAGCATACCAGGGAAAAGAGAATAGTCTGGATTATTTGCACAATATAAAAAGGATTTATGTGGTCCGGGCAATTTGAGTTTGCTGTGTTGTTCACATCATCCATTTTGGTTAGTTCTCCAGGTTTTCATGAGTGGTCGTTTCCTGAAACAAAGGTCATCTGGTTAGGTTGATTAGATTTGTCAAGTTCATCGCTTTTAAATCGAGATCGTTTAATTTTTGGTCCCTATTTTTGAATCATCACGtattacttaatattttaacaaaaaa belongs to Euwallacea similis isolate ESF13 chromosome 7, ESF131.1, whole genome shotgun sequence and includes:
- the Rala gene encoding ras-related protein Ral-a — encoded protein: MSKKPAMQPALHKVIMVGSGGVGKSALTLQFMYDEFVEDYEPTKADSYRKKILLDGEEVQIDILDTAGQEDYAAIRDNYFRSGEGFLCIFSITEDESFQATQEFREQILRVKGDDNIPFLLVGNKSDLQEKRKVTFQEAQDRANSWGVPYVETSAKTREHVDKVFYDLMREIRARKKEENKMFNGRGKDKSKRKKRCTIL
- the LOC136409830 gene encoding somatostatin receptor type 2-like; this encodes MDDVNNTANSNCPDHINPFYIVQIIQTILFSLVCLVGIAGNTLVIYVVVRYSKMQTVTNMYIVNLAIADEFFLIGIPFLIATILNGHWVFGHIACKAYMITTSINQFTSSILLCIMSADRYIAVCHPISSPKWRTPFISKLVSCFAWCCSFLLMIPIIEHAQEVEGLNGNNSCVITWNTWVADNDTTYPNNSNSSVVNNTPIEMDIDSSPAIVFTIYTFVFSFAIPLTAILFFYAQVLRKLRTVGPKSKSREKKKSHRKVTNLVSSVVLVYVICWTPYWVTQLAIGNSSQTNPTLNITLHLLASCLSYSNSAVNPILYAFLSDNFKKSFWKACTCAGNKDANATLHLENSVFPKKSKLSSSERYRTTRNTSICPNADEEGDALVKIEQPSSSIHTLAMTSRINLNLNDSKDNVIIKNGTAIQAQPTCL